A part of Periophthalmus magnuspinnatus isolate fPerMag1 chromosome 14, fPerMag1.2.pri, whole genome shotgun sequence genomic DNA contains:
- the LOC117381032 gene encoding unconventional myosin-XIX isoform X1 codes for MNSVNGRGNRNGVGTGQESSKMIRLSPQSLNDSLDEDVRLFLTDEDHLHTYDDLTKVNPVTPSTVLKCLQARYTAKVFYTHAGCTLVALNPFQPIPYLYSLDVMREYHCTPQPQESKPHIFIVAEEAYRNVKGQLEPVNQSLVVSGESGAGKTWTSRCLMKYYATVAASSSVAKSQNTVERIERRVLDSNPIMEAFGNACTLRNNNSSRFGKYIQLQLDRCHLLVGGSVQTYLLEKTRVAFQPNGERNFHIFYQMTKKATSEQRKEWKMHNGQVFAWLPNADKTLEEDCFEETLEAMGHLGISTEQQRDIFRILAGILHLGNVKFSSPSDDSQSCDLEEQSKDYFQNAAELLGVTAAELETCLKVRTLKAGRQSVLKPCSLTECTVRRDCLAKVIYAELFEWLVTFINNSMCTSSSIWSNFIGVLDVYGFECFQMNNLEQLCINYANEKLQQHFVSHYLKAQQEEYVSEGLEWSFVKYQDNQGCLDLIEGSPLSVFSLLNEESRLNRASDSQMFRVRLENELSENGSISWDRFSKEPHFTVAHYAGKVNYQIQGMVEKNKDPVPPELIDILQKSNSSLLHYIFAEVEDEQQTTKGLNKVTVVSKFKNSLESLMRILHSTTPHYTRCIKPNQDCKPLTFKKEEVIMQLEACGIVETIHISAAGFPVRIPFESFILRYSLLSRHSKLKPTQTLDGAGGNIKEDVERLLHVILEQDGLLHQFRGHKQTTLVHCGKTKVFLTQSMLDLLEDRRRRVLSQCAFAIQCCWLRYQRRKRITKQQSATLIQAVVRSWLVRSRVRQWNRAAAVIQRTWWKWRDLLKSLADSELDDAQDVVTEQLPELNPLIRDRGSVQLSSIPEPVTVRGWPMGLALASAPSITVSLTATGFHKMVSLVASLRLPSRRGQYKVETNQCTEGLASIRAQPKGSTKLHYQKSPLLYADRHPDLQTDMTGFNEILLEKTL; via the exons ATGAACTCTGTGAACGGCCGTGGAAATAGAAATGGAGTGGGAACG GGACAAGAATCTTCCAAAATGATCAGACTTTCCCCTCAGTCCCTGAATGACTCTCTTGATGAAGACGTTCGGTTGTTCCTCACAGATGAGGACCATCTTCATACTTATGATGACCTCACCAAAGTAAACCCAGTGACACCTTCAACAG TGCTGAAATGCCTGCAGGCCAGGTACACTGCAAAAGTGTTTTACACTCATGCAGGCTGCACATTGGTGGCTTTGAACCCTTTCCAGCCCATCCCATACTTGTACTCTTTGGATGTGATGAGAGAGTATCATTGCACTCCTCAGCCTCAG GAATCCAAACCGCACATCTTTATTGTGGCTGAAGAAGCCTACAGGAATGTGAAGGGTCAGCTGGAGCCTGTGAACCAGTCGCTGGTGGTCAGTGGTGAGAGTGGTGCTGGAAAG ACATGGACCTCTCGATGTCTCATGAAATATTATGCCACTGTGGCTGCATCTTCATCTGTTGCAAAGAGCCAGAACACAGTTGAAAGGATTGAGAGAAGAGTGTTGGATTCCAACCCAATCATGGAAGCTTTTG GAAATGCTTGCACACTACGAAACAACAATAGCAGTCGCTTTGGGAAGTACATCCAGCTTCAGCTGGACAG GTGTCACCTGTTAGTGGGAGGGTCTGTGCAAACATATCTGCTGGAGAAGACCAGAGTGGCCTTTCAACCGAATGGTGAAAGaaactttcatattttttacCAG ATGACAAAAAAAGCAACCAGTGAGCAAAGGAAAGAGTGGAAAATGCACAATGGTCAAGTTTTTGCCTGGCTTCCAAATGCAGATAAAACTTTAGAGG AGGATTGTTTTGAGGAGACACTTGAGGCCATGGGGCATCTGGGCATTAGCACTGAACAACAAAGGGACATTTTTAGG ATATTAGCAGGGATTTTGCACCTGGGAAATGTAAAGTTTTCCTCTCCTTCAGATGACTCACAATCATGTGACCTTGAGGAACAGTCTAAAG ACTACTTCCAAAATGCGGCTGAGCTTTTGGGTGTCACTGCAGCTGAGCTAGAGACCTGTTTGAAAGTAAGAACACTAAAGGCGGGGAGGCAAAGTGTACTAAAGCCGTGCTCCCTGACTGAGTGCACTGTCAGGAGAGACTGCCTGGCTAAAGTCATCTACGCCGA GTTATTTGAATGGCTGGTTACATTCATCAATAACAGCATGTGTACAAGCAGTTCTATCTGGTCCAATTTCATTG GGGTCCTCGATGTGTATGGCTTTGAATGTTTCCAAATGAATAATCTGGAACAGCTTTGCATCAACTATGCCAATGAGAAATTGCAACAGCACTTTGTCAGCCATTACCTCAAAGCTCAACAG GAAGAGTATGTATCGGAGGGACTGGAGTGGTCTTTTGTTAAATACCAGGACAACCAGGGCTGTCTCGATCTCATTGAAGGTTCACCACTGAGTGTATTTTCTCTGCTTAACGAG GAGAGCCGTCTTAACCGTGCTTCAGATTCCCAAATGTTTCGTGTTCGATTGGAGAATGAGCTCTCAGAAAATGGAAGCATCAGCTGGGACAGGTTCAGCAAAGAGCCACACTTTACTGTGGCACACTATGCTGGAAAGGTGAACTACCAAATACAAGGCATGGTGGAGAAAAACAAG GATCCAGTGCCACCAGAGCTCATCGACATACTTCAGAAATCCAACAGCAGTttgctccactatatttttgctGAAGTTGAAGATGAGCAGCAAACAACCAAAGGACTGAATAAAGTGACTGTAGTCTCCAAGTTTAAG AACTCCCTTGAAAGCCTCATGAGAATCTTGCACAGCACAACCCCTCACTACACTCGCTGCATTAaaccgaaccaggactgcaaACCTTTGACATTCAAGAAGGAAGAA GTGATAATGCAGCTGGAGGCATGCGGCATTGTAGAGACTATTCATATTAGTGCTGCTGGCTTTCCAGTAAG AATTCCCTTTGAAAGCTTTATTCTGCGGTACAGTCTGCTTTCAAGACattcaaagttaaaaccaaCTCAAACCCTTG ATGGGGCAGGTGGGAACATAAAGGAAGATGTAGAGAGGCTCCTTCATGTGATTTTGGAGCAGGATGGTTTGTTGCACCAATTCAGAGGCCACAAACAGACGACTCTAGTGCATTGTGGAAAGACTAAAGTGTTCCTCACCCAGTCAATG CTTGATTTGCTGGAGGATCGGCGGAGGAGAGTCCTGTCTCAATGTGCCTTTGCCATTCAGTGCTGTTGGCTTCGGTATCAGCGCCGCAAACGTATTACCAAGCAACAGTCTGCCACTCTGATCCAAGCAG tTGTGCGGTCCTGGCTGGTGAGGAGTCGAGTGCGTCAGTGGAACAGAGCTGCTGCTGTTATCCAGAGGACATGGTGGAAGTGGAGG GACCTACTGAAATCTCTGGCTGACTCCGAGCTGGATGATGCACAGGATGTTGTGACAGAACAGCTGCCCGAGCTGAACCCTCTCATTAGGGACAGAGGTTCAGTTCAGCTCTCCAGTATCCCAGAGCCGGTCACTGTGCGGGGGTGGCCCATGGGCCTGGCTCTGGCTTCTGCTCCATCCATCACAGTGTCTCTTACCGCCACTGGCTTTCACAAAATGGTGTCTCTCGTGGCCTCACTCAGACTGCCGTCCAGGAGAGGGCAGTACAAGGTAGAGACCAACCAGTGCACAGAGGGACTGGCCTCCATCAGAGCTCAACCAAAG GGATCTACAAAGCTTCACTATCAGAAATCGCCACTGCTTTACGCTGACAGACACCCAGACCTGCAAACCGACATGACAGGGTTCAATGAGATCCTGCTTGAGAAAACTCTGTAA
- the LOC117381032 gene encoding unconventional myosin-XIX isoform X2 has product MNSVNGRGNRNGVGTSLNDSLDEDVRLFLTDEDHLHTYDDLTKVNPVTPSTVLKCLQARYTAKVFYTHAGCTLVALNPFQPIPYLYSLDVMREYHCTPQPQESKPHIFIVAEEAYRNVKGQLEPVNQSLVVSGESGAGKTWTSRCLMKYYATVAASSSVAKSQNTVERIERRVLDSNPIMEAFGNACTLRNNNSSRFGKYIQLQLDRCHLLVGGSVQTYLLEKTRVAFQPNGERNFHIFYQMTKKATSEQRKEWKMHNGQVFAWLPNADKTLEEDCFEETLEAMGHLGISTEQQRDIFRILAGILHLGNVKFSSPSDDSQSCDLEEQSKDYFQNAAELLGVTAAELETCLKVRTLKAGRQSVLKPCSLTECTVRRDCLAKVIYAELFEWLVTFINNSMCTSSSIWSNFIGVLDVYGFECFQMNNLEQLCINYANEKLQQHFVSHYLKAQQEEYVSEGLEWSFVKYQDNQGCLDLIEGSPLSVFSLLNEESRLNRASDSQMFRVRLENELSENGSISWDRFSKEPHFTVAHYAGKVNYQIQGMVEKNKDPVPPELIDILQKSNSSLLHYIFAEVEDEQQTTKGLNKVTVVSKFKNSLESLMRILHSTTPHYTRCIKPNQDCKPLTFKKEEVIMQLEACGIVETIHISAAGFPVRIPFESFILRYSLLSRHSKLKPTQTLDGAGGNIKEDVERLLHVILEQDGLLHQFRGHKQTTLVHCGKTKVFLTQSMLDLLEDRRRRVLSQCAFAIQCCWLRYQRRKRITKQQSATLIQAVVRSWLVRSRVRQWNRAAAVIQRTWWKWRDLLKSLADSELDDAQDVVTEQLPELNPLIRDRGSVQLSSIPEPVTVRGWPMGLALASAPSITVSLTATGFHKMVSLVASLRLPSRRGQYKVETNQCTEGLASIRAQPKGSTKLHYQKSPLLYADRHPDLQTDMTGFNEILLEKTL; this is encoded by the exons ATGAACTCTGTGAACGGCCGTGGAAATAGAAATGGAGTGGGAACG TCCCTGAATGACTCTCTTGATGAAGACGTTCGGTTGTTCCTCACAGATGAGGACCATCTTCATACTTATGATGACCTCACCAAAGTAAACCCAGTGACACCTTCAACAG TGCTGAAATGCCTGCAGGCCAGGTACACTGCAAAAGTGTTTTACACTCATGCAGGCTGCACATTGGTGGCTTTGAACCCTTTCCAGCCCATCCCATACTTGTACTCTTTGGATGTGATGAGAGAGTATCATTGCACTCCTCAGCCTCAG GAATCCAAACCGCACATCTTTATTGTGGCTGAAGAAGCCTACAGGAATGTGAAGGGTCAGCTGGAGCCTGTGAACCAGTCGCTGGTGGTCAGTGGTGAGAGTGGTGCTGGAAAG ACATGGACCTCTCGATGTCTCATGAAATATTATGCCACTGTGGCTGCATCTTCATCTGTTGCAAAGAGCCAGAACACAGTTGAAAGGATTGAGAGAAGAGTGTTGGATTCCAACCCAATCATGGAAGCTTTTG GAAATGCTTGCACACTACGAAACAACAATAGCAGTCGCTTTGGGAAGTACATCCAGCTTCAGCTGGACAG GTGTCACCTGTTAGTGGGAGGGTCTGTGCAAACATATCTGCTGGAGAAGACCAGAGTGGCCTTTCAACCGAATGGTGAAAGaaactttcatattttttacCAG ATGACAAAAAAAGCAACCAGTGAGCAAAGGAAAGAGTGGAAAATGCACAATGGTCAAGTTTTTGCCTGGCTTCCAAATGCAGATAAAACTTTAGAGG AGGATTGTTTTGAGGAGACACTTGAGGCCATGGGGCATCTGGGCATTAGCACTGAACAACAAAGGGACATTTTTAGG ATATTAGCAGGGATTTTGCACCTGGGAAATGTAAAGTTTTCCTCTCCTTCAGATGACTCACAATCATGTGACCTTGAGGAACAGTCTAAAG ACTACTTCCAAAATGCGGCTGAGCTTTTGGGTGTCACTGCAGCTGAGCTAGAGACCTGTTTGAAAGTAAGAACACTAAAGGCGGGGAGGCAAAGTGTACTAAAGCCGTGCTCCCTGACTGAGTGCACTGTCAGGAGAGACTGCCTGGCTAAAGTCATCTACGCCGA GTTATTTGAATGGCTGGTTACATTCATCAATAACAGCATGTGTACAAGCAGTTCTATCTGGTCCAATTTCATTG GGGTCCTCGATGTGTATGGCTTTGAATGTTTCCAAATGAATAATCTGGAACAGCTTTGCATCAACTATGCCAATGAGAAATTGCAACAGCACTTTGTCAGCCATTACCTCAAAGCTCAACAG GAAGAGTATGTATCGGAGGGACTGGAGTGGTCTTTTGTTAAATACCAGGACAACCAGGGCTGTCTCGATCTCATTGAAGGTTCACCACTGAGTGTATTTTCTCTGCTTAACGAG GAGAGCCGTCTTAACCGTGCTTCAGATTCCCAAATGTTTCGTGTTCGATTGGAGAATGAGCTCTCAGAAAATGGAAGCATCAGCTGGGACAGGTTCAGCAAAGAGCCACACTTTACTGTGGCACACTATGCTGGAAAGGTGAACTACCAAATACAAGGCATGGTGGAGAAAAACAAG GATCCAGTGCCACCAGAGCTCATCGACATACTTCAGAAATCCAACAGCAGTttgctccactatatttttgctGAAGTTGAAGATGAGCAGCAAACAACCAAAGGACTGAATAAAGTGACTGTAGTCTCCAAGTTTAAG AACTCCCTTGAAAGCCTCATGAGAATCTTGCACAGCACAACCCCTCACTACACTCGCTGCATTAaaccgaaccaggactgcaaACCTTTGACATTCAAGAAGGAAGAA GTGATAATGCAGCTGGAGGCATGCGGCATTGTAGAGACTATTCATATTAGTGCTGCTGGCTTTCCAGTAAG AATTCCCTTTGAAAGCTTTATTCTGCGGTACAGTCTGCTTTCAAGACattcaaagttaaaaccaaCTCAAACCCTTG ATGGGGCAGGTGGGAACATAAAGGAAGATGTAGAGAGGCTCCTTCATGTGATTTTGGAGCAGGATGGTTTGTTGCACCAATTCAGAGGCCACAAACAGACGACTCTAGTGCATTGTGGAAAGACTAAAGTGTTCCTCACCCAGTCAATG CTTGATTTGCTGGAGGATCGGCGGAGGAGAGTCCTGTCTCAATGTGCCTTTGCCATTCAGTGCTGTTGGCTTCGGTATCAGCGCCGCAAACGTATTACCAAGCAACAGTCTGCCACTCTGATCCAAGCAG tTGTGCGGTCCTGGCTGGTGAGGAGTCGAGTGCGTCAGTGGAACAGAGCTGCTGCTGTTATCCAGAGGACATGGTGGAAGTGGAGG GACCTACTGAAATCTCTGGCTGACTCCGAGCTGGATGATGCACAGGATGTTGTGACAGAACAGCTGCCCGAGCTGAACCCTCTCATTAGGGACAGAGGTTCAGTTCAGCTCTCCAGTATCCCAGAGCCGGTCACTGTGCGGGGGTGGCCCATGGGCCTGGCTCTGGCTTCTGCTCCATCCATCACAGTGTCTCTTACCGCCACTGGCTTTCACAAAATGGTGTCTCTCGTGGCCTCACTCAGACTGCCGTCCAGGAGAGGGCAGTACAAGGTAGAGACCAACCAGTGCACAGAGGGACTGGCCTCCATCAGAGCTCAACCAAAG GGATCTACAAAGCTTCACTATCAGAAATCGCCACTGCTTTACGCTGACAGACACCCAGACCTGCAAACCGACATGACAGGGTTCAATGAGATCCTGCTTGAGAAAACTCTGTAA
- the vkorc1l1 gene encoding vitamin K epoxide reductase complex subunit 1-like protein 1, whose protein sequence is MAAPVLRVSTPRWERIARLLVCLIGILLSLYAFHVEREKAQDPSYTAMCDLSSSVSCSKVFSSRWGRGFGLLGSIFGNDSALNQPNSVYGVVFYAFQLLLGLTVSAMAALFLMTTSILSVMGSLYLGYILYFVLKDFCIICITTYALNFILFILNYKRLVYLNEAWKQQLQMKQD, encoded by the exons ATGGCGGCGCCCGTCCTGAGAGTGTCCACCCCTCGGTGGGAAAGAATAGCCAGGCTTCTCGTATGCTTAATAGGGATCCTGCTGTCTCTATACGCCTTTCACGTGGAAAGAGAAAAGGCCCAGGATCCCAGTTATACGGCGATGTGCGACCTGAGCAGCTCGGTCAGCTGCTCCAAAGTGTTCAGCTCAAG gTGGGGCCGTGGTTTTGGACTGTTGGGTTCCATTTTTGGAAATGATAGTGCACTGAACCAACCAAACAGTGTCTACGGTGTGGTCTTTTATGCTTTTCAACTCTTACTAG GACTAACTGTGAGCGCAATGGCCGCCCTGTTTCTCATGACGACCTCCATCTTGTCAGTGATGGGCTCTCTCTACTTGGGCTAcatcctctactttgtcctaaAGGACTTCTGCATCATCTGCATTACCACATATGCCCTGAACTTCATTCTCTTTATTCTCAACTATAAGCGACTAGTTTACTTGAATGAGGCCTGGAAGCAGCAACTCCAGATGAAGCAGGACTAA
- the pigw gene encoding phosphatidylinositol-glycan biosynthesis class W protein, which produces MSQKELKEAFVSHLNGTTLTEVTFGSSLAPLCLLNRGLLLIMCHRGSEALPIPTRSILHLLFDYTAVIVPLVLSCTILSDILFQVVISLSLISVCMLAYICHSNTRFIEPKPFLASHLHFERVPFVSNFRVFVILKTAISILAVDFAIFPRRFAKTETYGTGVMDYGVGGFVFANALVCSEVRRKGVTGSKLNYITKQLVSVWPLVALGLGRLISVKMTGYHEHVTEYGVHWNFFFTLALVRVSASIFLAVMPIDQCLIFSLLIAVMYQFILDTTGLKEFIVLNNDRDLGFLHSNKEGIFSVVGYVAIYLAGVHVGVYVMQQRVTVKEWLRALIYLLMSSIGLYAAVCLCQVHLEPVSRRLANLPFCLWSIAQSLFFVSSLGLADLLLLFSKRSLSVDCVPSSWSLFREQEDLSSLKNKDDLKRLCLLQAINRNLLIFFLLANVITGVTNSVVDTLNCTEEFAVYVLLSYMFLNCFVIYVLHIFGITIKFW; this is translated from the coding sequence ATGTCTCAGAAGGAACTCAAGGAAGCGTTTGTCAGTCATCTCAATGGTACCACTTTGACAGAGGTGACTTTTGGTTCTTCTCTTGCTCCACTGTGCCTTCTCAACAGAGGACTGCTTCTAATCATGTGTCACAGAGGCTCAGAAGCTCTGCCAATACCAACGCGATCCATTTTACATCTTCTCTTTGATTATACTGCTGTAATTGTCCCCCTTGTCCTATCATGCACTATTCTAAGTGACATTCTTTTCCAAGTTGTCATTAGTCTATCCCTTATTTCTGTGTGTATGCTTGCTTATATCTGCCACTCTAACACACGTTTTATTGAACCAAAACCTTTTCTCGCAAGCCATCTTCACTTTGAAAGAGTTCCCTTTGTCTCCAACTTCcgagtttttgtcattttgaaaacGGCCATCAGCATTTTGGCCGTGGATTTTGCAATCTTTCCCAGGAGATTTGCCAAAACTGAGACCTATGGCACAGGAGTCATGGACTATGGCGTTGGAGGGTTTGTCTTTGCAAATGCCCTCGTCTGTTCAGAAGTTCGGAGAAAAGGCGTCACAGGATCCAAGTTGAATTACATCACAAAACAGCTGGTATCAGTCTGGCCTCTGGTTGCACTTGGTCTAGGGAGGTTAATAAGTGTGAAAATGACTGGTTACCATGAGCATGTGACAGAATATGGTGTCCACTGGAATTTTTTCTTCACACTAGCCCTTGTTAGAGTGTCTGCATCAATATTTTTAGCTGTTATGCCAATCGACCAgtgtttgattttttctttgttaattGCTGTAATGTATCAATTCATTCTAGACACAACTGGACTGAAAGAATTTATTGTTCTCAACAATGACAGAGACCTGGGCTTCCTTCATTCAAACAAGGAGGGCATATTCTCTGTAGTGGGATATGTGGCCATCTACCTTGCAGGTGTACACGTGGGAGTGTATGTTATGCAGCAGCGTGTAACTGTCAAAGAGTGGCTACGTGCGCTTATTTATCTTTTAATGTCAAGTATTGGTCTGTATGCTGCTGTGTGTTTATGTCAGGTACACCTGGAGCCTGTTTCCCGGCGTTTGGCTAATTTACCTTTCTGTCTTTGGAGTATTGCCCAGTCTCTCTTCTTTGTATCTTCTCTTGGTTTGGCTGATTTGCttcttttattttctaaaaGGTCATTAAGTGTTGACTGTGTGCCGTCTTCGTGGAGTCTGTTCAGAGAACAGGAGGACCTTTCATCGCTGAAAAACAAAGATGATTTGAAAAGACTTTGCCTTCTTCAAGCTATTAACAGAAATCTCCTGATTTTTTTCCTGCTTGCAAATGTCATAACAGGAGTGACCAACTCTGTAGTAGATACCTTAAACTGTACTGAAGAGTTCGCTGTGTATGTTTTGCTGTCATACATGTTTCTGAATTGTTTTGTCATATATGTTTTACATATCTTTGGCATCACAATAAAATTCTGGTGA
- the znhit3 gene encoding zinc finger HIT domain-containing protein 3, whose protein sequence is MQLCSVCTEETPKYRCPACKIRHCSLICYKKHKGTCLPVQSPPASKVPENTTTIYTDPWTVDDLLHEDDIIDKVSMDRLQLLGQSKELQELLCNPHLRQLLCSIDNAESKDHAMKAAMQEPLFVEFSDCCLKIVDQDDNFNDE, encoded by the exons ATGCAACTTTGCAGTGTATGTACCGAGGAAACGCCTAAATACAGATGTCCAGCCTGCAAGATAAGACA ttGTTCACTAATTTGTTACAAGAAGCATAAAG GTACTTGCCTTCCTGTTCAGTCACCTCCTGCATCCAAAGTTCCTGAAAACACGACCACTATCTACACAG acCCATGGACAGTTGATGATCTTTTACATGAAGATGACATAATTGACAAAGTATCTATGGATAGACTACAATTGCTgg GTCAGTCCAAAGAGTTGCAGGAACTGCTGTGTAACCCTCACTTGAGACAGCTGTTGTGCTCCATCGACAATGCTGAGAGCAAAGACCATGCAATGAAAGCTGCTATGCAGGAGCCTCTGTTTGTTGAATTCTCTGATTGTTGCTTGAAAATTGTAGATCAAGATGACAACTTCAATGATGAGTAA
- the gusb gene encoding beta-glucuronidase, translated as MATRGGFGWLCVWYLCALLDVASLQGSGGMLYPRETSSREVKELTGVWSFRADMSANRNEGFDGAWYKSPLATTGPVLEMPVPASYNDITQDSMLRDFIGWVWYEREVQVPSRWVKDEGTRVVLRVGSAHYYSVVWVNGIQVAEHEGGHLPFEADIGGVIREDPTVPCRITIAVNNTLTLTSLPPGTITHMNDRTKYPGGYFVQNIFFDFFNYAGIHRPVLLYTTPKVYVDDITVFTDFADSTGLVKYKVSVKGASSANLKVTLMDKDGHCVATSSGPSGVLKVADVMLWWPYLMHDNPGYLYSMEVQLSASDGQSTFEDVYALPVGIRTVNVTRTQFLINNKPFYFHGVNKHEDSDIRGKGLDWPLIVKDFNLIKWLGANSFRTSHYPYAEEIMQMCDRHGIVVIDECPGVGIKDIRSFGNASLAHHLSVMDELVGRDKNHPSVVMWSVANEPAAEMPPADYYFSTLIKHTKMLDPSRPVTFITDSNYARDKGAPYVDVICVNSYFSWYHDPGHMEVIPIQLKTQFENWFGKYKKPIIQSEYGADAVPGLHSDPPMMFTEEYQKNVLQSYHSVFDEKRKQYVIGELIWNFADFMTAQGITRVVGNKKGIFTRQRQPKSAAFILRERYWRLANATGKLPPWTRYPCSL; from the exons ATGGCGACGCGCGGAGGGTTCGGCTGGCTCTGCGTCTGGTACCTGTGCGCATTGCTGGACGTGGCTTCTCTGCAGGGGTCCGGGGGTATGCTGTACCCCCGGGAGACCTCGTCCAGAGAGGTGAAAGAGCTGACCGGAGTGTGGAGCTTCAGAGCGGACATGTCTGCCAATAGGAATGAGGGTTTTGACGGGGCATGGTACAAAAGTCCACTGGCCACT ACTGGTCCTGTCCTTGAAATGCCAGTTCCTGCCAGCTACAATGATATAACCCAGGACTCCATGCTGAGAGACTTCATAGGATGGGTGTGGTATGAGCGAGAGGTGCAAGTGCCATCCCGCTGGGTTAAAGATGAAGGAACACGAGTGGTGCTCCGTGTTGGAAGTGCTCATTATTATTCAGTTGTG TGGGTGAATGGAATCCAGGTTGCGGAGCATGAAGGCGGCCATCTTCCCTTTGAGGCTGATATTGGGGGTGTGATCAGAGAGGACCCGACTGTGCCCTGCAGGATCACCATCGCTGTGAATAACACTCTCACACTAACAAGTCTTCCTCCGGGCACAATCACACACATGAATGACCGCACTAA ATATCCTGGCGGGTATTTTgttcaaaacattttctttgatttttttaaCTATGCTGGAATTCATCGTCCTGTGCTGCTCTACACTACGCCAAAGGtttatgttgatgacatcactgtGTTTACTGACTTTGCAGACAGCACTG GTTTAGTTAAATACAAGGTGTCTGTGAAGGGTGCGTCCTCGGCTAACCTGAAGGTCACTCTGATGGACAAAGATGGTCACTGCGTCGCCACGTCCAGTGGGCCATCTGGAGTGCTCAAAGTGGCCGACGTCATGCTGTGGTGGCCATACCTGATGCATGATAATCCAGGATACCTTTATTCTATGGAG GTTCAGTTGTCTGCATCAGATGGACAGTCTACATTTGAGGATGTGTATGCATTACCTGTTGGCATTCGCACTGTGAATGTTACCAGGACACAATTCCTTATTAACAACAAGCCTTTTTACTTTCATGGAGTCAACAAGCACGAGGACTCTGAT ATTCGAGGCAAAGGCTTGGACTGGCCCCTTATCGTCAAAGACTTTAATTTGATAAAGTGGTTAGGAGCCAATTCATTCCGAACCAGTCACTACCCGTACGCAGAGGAGATCATGCAAATGTGTGACCGCCATGGAATCGTGGTAATAGACGAGTGTCCAGGAGTTGGCATTAAAGACAT CCGAAGTTTTGGGAATGCTTCTCTAGCCCATCACCTTTCCGTCATGGATGAACTTGTAGGTCGAGACAAAAACCACCCATCTGTGGTCATGTGGTCTGTGGCCAATGAGCCGGCTGCAGAGATGCCTCCTGCTGATTATTATTTCAG CACATTAATAAAGCACACCAAAATGCTGGACCCATCCCGCCCTGTTACATTCATCACTGACAGTAACTATGCCAGAGACAAAGGG GCCCCATATGTAGACGTCATCTGTGTAAACAGCTACTTCTCCTGGTACCACGATCCAGGACATATGGAGGTGATTCCCATCCAActcaaaacacaatttgaaaACTGGTTTGGGAAATACAAGAAGCCCATCATCCAGAGTGAATATGGAGCAGACGCAGTTCCAGGACTTCACAGT gatcctcccatgatgtttacAGAGGAGTACCAGAAGAATGTGCTACAGAGTTatcacagtgtgtttgatgagaagaggaaacaataCGTGATCGGAGAACTCATCTGGAACTTTGCAGATTTCATGACTGCTCAAG gCATCACTCGAGTGGTGGGGAATAAAAAGGGGATCTTCACCCGACAGAGACAGCCCAAATCAGCAGCTTTCATCCTGAGGGAGAGGTACTGGAGGTTGGCAAATGCAACAGGAAAGTTACCTCCATGGACCAGATACCCCTGCTCCCTATGA